GTGCTCTGCGCATCGTCGTCGATCAACTGAGCGTAGATGTGACTGTTGGAGCGAAACACGGCCAGTCTGGGACGATCGGCAGTGCCACTGAGATGGCGACGCAGACGCCTGTGGCGTTTCTGGGTCTGCTGTTTGCGGGAGAGGGTCGACATGGTGGGTAAAGCTGAAGGGTGTCTGGCAGGGAATTACTTCTTGCCCGACTTGCCTGCCTTACGCAGGATGCGCTCGCCCGCATATTTAATTCCTTTGCCTTTGTAAGGCTCGGGAGGACGGATGGCGCGGATCTTGGCGGCTTCATTGCCAACCAATTCCTTGTCGGTGCCTGAAACGGTGACGTTGGTGTTGCCTTCCACCGCGAAGGTGATGCCTTCAGGGGGCACCATTTCAACGGGGTGGCTGTAGCCAGCGCTCACCACAAGGGTTTTGCCTTTGACCTGGGCTCTGGAGCCCACGCCAACGATCTCCAGCTTTTTGGAGTAGCCCTGACTCACTCCGATCACCATGTTGGCGACGAGAGTTCTGCACAGACCGTGGCGTTCACGGGAACTGCGTTTTGTGCTGGTGGGTGCCACCACGATGGAGTTATCCACCTGGTTAACACTCACACCAACGGGAAGGGTGCGTTTGAGCTCTCCCTTGGGCCCCTTCACAGTGACGGCGAGGCCATCGAGTGTGACATTCACCTTGTCGGGAATGGGGATTGGACTTTTACCAATACGTGACATGGTTCAGGTTCCGGGTCAATAGACGTAGCAGAGCACTTCGCCGCCCACGCCTTGCTTGCGGGCGTCGCGGTCGCTCATCACACCCTTGGAGGTGGAGATGATGGCTACCCCTAGTCCTCCGAGGACCTTGGGCAGGCCGCGCGTGTTTTTGTAAATGCGAAGGCCAGGTTTGCTGACCCGTTGCATGGAGCGAATGGTGGGTTGGCGGTGTTTGCCGCTGTACTTGAGCTCCAGCACCAATTCGGTGCGGACACCCTCGCCTTGCTCGCTGATTTCAGCGATGAATCCCTCTTGTTGCAGCACTTTGGCAATGCTGCGGGACATGCGAGATGCTGGAACTTTTGTGGACTCGTGACGTTTTTCACTCGCATTGCGGATGCGAGTGAGCATGTCGGAAATTGGGTCGTGATTAGCCATAGTGGTTTCCGAGGGGGGCTCAGTTGCTGCGGAATGGCATTCCCATCTCGCGGAGGAGGGCCCGGCCCTCTTCATCCGTGCGGGCAGACGTCACGATTGTGATGTCCATGCCTCTGATGGCGTCGATCTTGTCGAAAGAGATCTCAGGGAAAATGATTTGCTCTCTAACTCCCACGGTGTAATTCCCACGGCCATCGAAGCTTTTCGGGCTAACGCCTCGAAAATCCCGAATGCGGGGCAGCGCCAAGTTGATGAAGCGTTCTAGAAACGCGTACATGCGATCACCCCGGAGGGTGACAGCACATCCAATCGGCATTCCCTGGCGGATTTTGAAAGCTGCAATGGCTTTCTTGGCTCTGGTGATGACAACTTTTTGGCCTGTGATTTGGGCCAATTCGTTCACCGAAGCCTCGAGAGACTTTGCATTGGTGGCTGCTTCGCCGAGTCCGCGGTTAACGGTGACTTTCAGCACCTTGGGAACTTCATGAATGTTGGAGAGACTCAAATCTTTCAGCAATTTTGGCTGAATGGTCTCCCGATAGCGCTGTTTTAGTGACATGGCTGGGGGAAAG
This portion of the Synechococcus sp. ROS8604 genome encodes:
- the rplE gene encoding 50S ribosomal protein L5 gives rise to the protein MSLKQRYRETIQPKLLKDLSLSNIHEVPKVLKVTVNRGLGEAATNAKSLEASVNELAQITGQKVVITRAKKAIAAFKIRQGMPIGCAVTLRGDRMYAFLERFINLALPRIRDFRGVSPKSFDGRGNYTVGVREQIIFPEISFDKIDAIRGMDITIVTSARTDEEGRALLREMGMPFRSN
- the rplF gene encoding 50S ribosomal protein L6 → MSRIGKSPIPIPDKVNVTLDGLAVTVKGPKGELKRTLPVGVSVNQVDNSIVVAPTSTKRSSRERHGLCRTLVANMVIGVSQGYSKKLEIVGVGSRAQVKGKTLVVSAGYSHPVEMVPPEGITFAVEGNTNVTVSGTDKELVGNEAAKIRAIRPPEPYKGKGIKYAGERILRKAGKSGKK
- the rpsH gene encoding 30S ribosomal protein S8, with protein sequence MANHDPISDMLTRIRNASEKRHESTKVPASRMSRSIAKVLQQEGFIAEISEQGEGVRTELVLELKYSGKHRQPTIRSMQRVSKPGLRIYKNTRGLPKVLGGLGVAIISTSKGVMSDRDARKQGVGGEVLCYVY